Genomic DNA from Niabella ginsenosidivorans:
TTTCTTTTATACCATTCATAAGCAGCAAAGGGCCGCTGCACAATACGGAAGCCGCATTACAGGTATCCGGCCAATCAGGGTCCGCCCCTCCTTTTTGAATACTGAGCTGCCCCCTGCTGACCAGCACTGCTGCCTTCTGATGAAAGGCCATCCTGCCATTGCCGGGCACCGTATTTTTGCTGATGACCGTTCCGTTCACTTTTACATAATCCTCAGATCCTCCCTCCTTTATATAAAAAAAATTGCCGTTGACCGCTGCACCGGCATTTACCGCTTCAGCAAACGCCGCAGTTGTCTTTAACTGTTTTGCTTCAGCTGCAATATTGAACCCGTTCTTACGCTTTTTATTTTTTATAATCATATAGGAGATATACTGGTTAGCACCAAAAAGCGCTTTATTAAAGAACTGCTGTTTTATTAAAACCACTCCTTTCGCCACCCGCTCTTTTTCCCAATAAGGCTTTACAAAACGCAGGGAATCTGCGTCCTGGCTGAACGCGGAAGGGCTAAAAAAAGCCAGGGCCAACAGCAATGCGGCCCCCGCTACCTGTATGCTATGGCTACGGTTATTCATATATAAACTTTAAGATACAAAAATGCATTCTTTTATCAAAACAATTTTGAATACATCCGGCCATTCATGTAATTTTATTAAATGCATCCTGTAAACAAATGACCATGCCATCCAAATTGATCCGATCAACATTGCTGCTGATACCAGTATTAACTGCCTGTACTGCTTTTGCGCAATACAATACCAAACAGGAAAAAGGCTATTTTAATATTACCACCCCTGTTGAAATACAGGTAATGAGCTCCATAGATTCGACAATGCTGGCCAACGGAACGGCCCGTATGAAGAGCGGCTTTGAGGTAAACACCATTAACGGATATTTTATCAATCCATCGTTTTCCATCGGTTTAGGAATAGGAGTACAGTTCTCCAACTATAAATATTATCCTTACCCGGGTCATGAAAATGACAATATAAAAAAAAGCGGTCCGGGGATCGTTTCACTGCCGCTTTTTGCTGATTTCCGGTATTATCCCCGGGATGCAGTAAGCACTCCTTTATTTATTATTGATGCAGGTTATGCGCCTGTTCTGAGCACCCGCAATAAAGACGACCGGCAGTTCTTAGATGGCGGTGCCCTGTTTAAAATAGGCGCGGGTTATAAGTTGTATATTAGTGACCTATTCTCTTTTGTTCCTTCCATTAATTTTAAGGCGCAGCTATATGGCAATCACACCGCTGTTGGCGGCGTATTAAGCCTGGGGCTGCTTTTTTAGTGTAATTAAACGTTCCTTCCCATCCTCATTTTTTACAGCACGCGGGCATTTCAATCATCAGCTGTTTTTTAATGCGGGTCGGTCATGGGGCCTTTACTGCTTCCTTACAGTTCTTTTTAATGATTTTCAACATCGCCCTGAACGTGTCAATTTTAATAGCCATCAGCATTTGTTTTGAAG
This window encodes:
- a CDS encoding phosphodiester glycosidase family protein — its product is MNNRSHSIQVAGAALLLALAFFSPSAFSQDADSLRFVKPYWEKERVAKGVVLIKQQFFNKALFGANQYISYMIIKNKKRKNGFNIAAEAKQLKTTAAFAEAVNAGAAVNGNFFYIKEGGSEDYVKVNGTVISKNTVPGNGRMAFHQKAAVLVSRGQLSIQKGGADPDWPDTCNAASVLCSGPLLLMNGIKEMQADDAFSRNRHPRTAVGVTTKGSVILLVADGRNANAAGLNLEELAKIMRWLGCTSAINLDGGGSSTLWVKHKGVINHPSDNKKWDHEGQRNVANILYFKR